TCAAAATTATATAGAAAACTACGGAAAAACCGTAAAAGCTGCTATCTTAGTAGGAAGTGCAGGCCCAAACCCTATGCTGAAAATCGCAGGTCTTGCAGCCGGCTTAAATAAACTCTTCTCGGGAAGAAAAAAGCCTTCCAAATTTATGGATAAACTGAGTTTTGGAGCCTACAATAAAACCGTCGATTCCCCTAAAACTAATTTTGACTGGCTTTCAAGAGATGAAAAAGAAGTTCAAAAATATATTGATGATGAATTTTGCGGCTTTGTGTGCACTGTAGGTTTTTACCAAGACCTGATCAAAGGATTAAAAGAAACACACACAAATACCGAAATGGCAAAGATTCCAAATGAGCTGCCCATCCTCATTACTTCAGGCGATAGAGATCCTGTTTCAAACTTCGGTAAGAGCGTAAAAAAACTATATGATATTTACAAGGTCAACGGTATAAGCGACCTTAACTTAAAGCTCTATGAAGGAGCCCGCCATGAAATCTTAAACGAAACCAATAAGGAAGAAGTTAAGGCCGATATCTTTGAATGGATTGAAAAAAGACTTTGCTAGGAAAAATTATGGAGCCGGCTGTATAATTATCCCGTTTGACGGTTCGGAGTCTTTTTCTTCATTCTGCGTATCTTTTTTCTGTATATCTTTTTTTCTTAAGTTATGCTTTTGGATGTACTCTTGAGTCCTTTTATAGTCCTTCCTTGCAAGAACCAAATACTTGGGAGCAAGACCGGCACCTCCGGCCATTTCGTATCTATCGATAATGGCTTTAAGCATATCATCGGCTTCAAGCCATTTTTTTTGACTTATATAGATATGGGCTATCTCATATTCTGCGGCTGTTCTGGTAGAGGCATCGGAGCCATAGCGTTTGATTACTATTTTATAATATTCAAGGGCATTTCTTAGAGAACCGTTATCAAGCTCTGCTTGAGCCCTTTGGTTTAACTCAATGGGTGTAAGATTTGCAGGAACAGTTTCATCAGTCGGAAGACTGGAACAAGAAAAAAGCAAAGAAATTGCAGCCGTTAAAATTAGTAAATTAAAGCCATAGAATCTTGTCGTAATTTTTTTTGTCATTTTTATTCTCCAAATTTTATTAAAACCGTATTTTCAACACATCCTAAACAAACGATATTAAAAAAAGTATCATCATTTAAAACAAACTTGATGCAAGCGTTTATTCACGTATGACTGTAATTTCAACACGGCGGTTTTTTGCCATATTCTTTTCATTGTTGCTGGGGGCCAAGGGCCTTGTGCTTCCATAGCCTGCTGTCATTATCCTTGAGCGGTCAATTCCCCTTTTTGAAATTTCGTCTGCAATTCTTTCCGCCCTTTGAACCGAAAGAATTTTTTCGTCCTCAGGCTTGTTAAGGTCTGCCGTATGACCTTCAATTAAAAATTTTGTATAAGGGCCCAATTTTAAAAGAGCTTCAGCGATTACGTCTATCTTACCCATCTCTTCAGGAAGAACATCCGGCATATCGGCCACAAACCTTATATCAAACATTACTATCTTTACTATGTTCTTCGGATTTGATAGTGTAATCCCTTTTTCTTTATGCTTTTCAAGCAAGAGTTCAATATCATGATAGGCAAAGTAATAGTTTTCATCAGGCGGAGTAAAGGGCTCTGTAACATGGAGCATATCCTCATCGCAGATGATAACGACTTTTCCTTCCTGTAAAAGTTTTAAGTTTTCAGGCCTTGACAAAATACGGCTGCTATCCTCCATCGAAATAATCGGATCGGTTCTATTTTGGCCGAAAACGCCTCTAGCTATTATACGCAAGGGCTCGGTACCAACATATTCCCTATACAGCTCTTCATTAAGGCTTGAAGAATATAAAACTATGCCCATTTTTTTTGCAATTTTAGGATCTACCATGTTCTTTTCATATATGGTAGACATATTGGTGTTCCACACTTTCGGAAAAATGCAGGGCTGAAGTTTTTCTTTTGTATATTCTCCATGCACAGGCAGCAAACCTCTGGCATCTATTAAAATCCCCGTATAGGCCTTGCTGACAGCCGTACTTGGAGGAATCGATGGAACATAGGGCGTAGTATGCTTGATAAACAGCTTTGCAATTTCATGCAGTTCGGTACTTGTTTTTATCAAGGCATTGGACATATCATTTGAAAAATGAGGGGTTTTATAATTCCCTTTTTCAATTATCTTATTTATGGTGTTTAAGTTTACTTTTTCTTCGGCAAGATAGTTTCCCAAGCGGTGGGAAGAGTCAACTATAACTGAAAGATAAATATCCTTTAAAAGGGAAGGCATGTATTTTTCTATTGTGTTAAAAGCCGCATCCCTATCACTTGGAAGATAAAAACCGCTTTTATTCATATCAAGTTTTATTAAGGATTCGATTGAGCCCTTTTCCCAATTTTGAACGGAAGAAGATTGAAGGACGGGCTCATAGGCATTTAAGGCTAAATTAAAAAGGAAAAAAAACAAAAATAAGCCGCTGAAGCCCTTGGTATTTTTTAAAGCTGTGTTTTTATTTAAAAATTTATTCATTTGCTTTATCTCTTTAATTTATTATCGGCACCTTTAGTTTTTGACCTAAGGAAAGCACCGAATTTACCTCTATTCCGTTTTTTACGGCGAGGGTTTCAACTTGGACATTGTATTTTAAGGCTATGGACCACAAGGTGTCACCCTGTTTAATTACATATGTATCCTTGAAGTCGATATTTTGATCGTCATTTTTACGCCTATACGAATTTACGGTTTTTAAGGCCGGTATTTTAAGTACCTGCCCTATCCTAAGAGCGGAAGCATTAATGCCGGGATTATAGTTCATAATCGACTTGATGCTCACGCCATAGTGTTTTGATAAGGCGTAAAGAGTATCGCCGGATCTTATTTTATAACTGTAATATTTTATAAGAAGGGTGTTTTTTTCAAGCAAATCTTGAACAGCCTCTTTATACTCTAAAGGAATGCGCAAGTTATATTTTAAATTGGGCGGTGTAATATTGAATTTTAAAGAAGGATTAAGAGCCGAAAAAATGTCCGTATCAGCCTTAACTTTTTCTGCAAGCAAAATAACATCAATAGAGCGTTTTATCGGGATAATCTCTGTGGCTTCATAATCAAGAGCGTCTCCCCAGTCAATACCGTATTTTTCGCTATTCATAAGAATTTCCGCAATAGCTAAAAATTTGGCAACATAGAGAGAAGTTTCCGTCTTTAAGAATTTTTTTTCGGCCAGATACCAATAGTTTCGGCTTCCTGCCTTCTTTATAGCCTTATCCAAGGCCCCTACCCCGCAATTATAAGCTGCAAGAGCCAAGTACCAGTCATTATAATAATTATAATTCCATTTAAGTTTTTTTACTGCTGCAGTGCTGGTCTTCCATGGATCCCGCCTTTCATCAATCCATTCATCGATATGAATATCATAGCCGCCTATGCTGTTCCGCATAAATTGCCAAATACCTACAGCCCCCGATTTTGACACGGCCTTGGGCGAAAAACCCGACTCTATAACCGGTAAAAACAAAAGTTCGGGCGGGAGATTTTCTCTGCGTAATTCTTCAA
The DNA window shown above is from Treponema denticola and carries:
- a CDS encoding OmpA family protein — translated: MNKFLNKNTALKNTKGFSGLFLFFFLFNLALNAYEPVLQSSSVQNWEKGSIESLIKLDMNKSGFYLPSDRDAAFNTIEKYMPSLLKDIYLSVIVDSSHRLGNYLAEEKVNLNTINKIIEKGNYKTPHFSNDMSNALIKTSTELHEIAKLFIKHTTPYVPSIPPSTAVSKAYTGILIDARGLLPVHGEYTKEKLQPCIFPKVWNTNMSTIYEKNMVDPKIAKKMGIVLYSSSLNEELYREYVGTEPLRIIARGVFGQNRTDPIISMEDSSRILSRPENLKLLQEGKVVIICDEDMLHVTEPFTPPDENYYFAYHDIELLLEKHKEKGITLSNPKNIVKIVMFDIRFVADMPDVLPEEMGKIDVIAEALLKLGPYTKFLIEGHTADLNKPEDEKILSVQRAERIADEISKRGIDRSRIMTAGYGSTRPLAPSNNEKNMAKNRRVEITVIRE
- a CDS encoding alpha/beta hydrolase, which encodes MQTIYQTMSDGSAVAVHQWLPKKKPKAVIHIVHGMAEHALRYADFAEDACTKGFTVFASDHRGHGKTCGNIMLKGYLADKDGFRRVVEDQKEINDEIQKIYQDIPIIILGHSFGSFITQNYIENYGKTVKAAILVGSAGPNPMLKIAGLAAGLNKLFSGRKKPSKFMDKLSFGAYNKTVDSPKTNFDWLSRDEKEVQKYIDDEFCGFVCTVGFYQDLIKGLKETHTNTEMAKIPNELPILITSGDRDPVSNFGKSVKKLYDIYKVNGISDLNLKLYEGARHEILNETNKEEVKADIFEWIEKRLC
- a CDS encoding transglycosylase SLT domain-containing protein: MKTRLFFIVFVFLGFDLIHSASLNFTRDESVKLKQLNKSNLSYNRQKSLHGTVIVPPKYPLIERFRNQYLNENGLRYLEAIMKRSGPYRNFIIEELRRENLPPELLFLPVIESGFSPKAVSKSGAVGIWQFMRNSIGGYDIHIDEWIDERRDPWKTSTAAVKKLKWNYNYYNDWYLALAAYNCGVGALDKAIKKAGSRNYWYLAEKKFLKTETSLYVAKFLAIAEILMNSEKYGIDWGDALDYEATEIIPIKRSIDVILLAEKVKADTDIFSALNPSLKFNITPPNLKYNLRIPLEYKEAVQDLLEKNTLLIKYYSYKIRSGDTLYALSKHYGVSIKSIMNYNPGINASALRIGQVLKIPALKTVNSYRRKNDDQNIDFKDTYVIKQGDTLWSIALKYNVQVETLAVKNGIEVNSVLSLGQKLKVPIIN